In uncultured Cohaesibacter sp., a genomic segment contains:
- the fabD gene encoding ACP S-malonyltransferase, translated as MSVAFTFPGQGSQAVGMGKALADEFAVARAVYEEVNDALGEKLSDIMWNGPADVLTLTRNAQPALMAASIAALRVLEEKGLVLAKKVAYVAGHSLGEYSALAASGALSLGDTARLLRIRGDAMQKAVPVGEGAMAAILGLTMDEVKAVTVEAANGEVCQVANDNATGQVVISGAKDAIERAAALAKEKGAKRALLLPVSAPFHCALMAPAAQAMAEALAGIAIHKPAVPVVANVLASSVEEPEAIRKHLVDQVTGMVRWSESVAWLAGNGVDCLFEIGTGKVLSGLAKRIVKGIETFNVGEPADIDLALGKLA; from the coding sequence ATGAGTGTAGCTTTTACATTTCCCGGACAGGGTAGTCAGGCTGTTGGCATGGGCAAGGCTCTGGCCGACGAGTTTGCTGTCGCACGTGCTGTGTATGAAGAAGTCAACGACGCTCTGGGTGAAAAGCTCTCCGACATCATGTGGAACGGCCCGGCCGATGTGCTGACCCTTACGCGCAACGCCCAGCCGGCGCTGATGGCTGCGTCCATCGCTGCACTGCGAGTACTGGAAGAAAAAGGTCTGGTTCTGGCCAAGAAGGTCGCCTATGTCGCAGGGCACTCGCTTGGTGAATATTCCGCGCTTGCCGCTTCGGGCGCTCTGAGTCTAGGTGACACGGCGCGCCTTTTGCGCATCCGCGGGGATGCCATGCAGAAAGCGGTTCCGGTCGGTGAAGGCGCAATGGCGGCCATCCTCGGATTGACCATGGACGAGGTCAAGGCGGTTACCGTGGAAGCTGCCAACGGCGAAGTCTGCCAGGTGGCCAATGACAACGCGACCGGTCAGGTTGTGATTTCCGGTGCCAAGGATGCCATCGAGCGCGCTGCTGCTCTGGCCAAGGAAAAAGGTGCCAAGCGCGCTCTGCTGCTGCCAGTGAGCGCACCTTTCCATTGCGCTCTGATGGCCCCTGCTGCTCAGGCAATGGCCGAGGCGCTGGCCGGCATTGCCATTCACAAGCCTGCCGTTCCGGTTGTTGCCAACGTTCTGGCCAGCTCCGTAGAAGAGCCGGAAGCCATTCGCAAGCATTTGGTTGATCAGGTCACCGGCATGGTGCGCTGGTCCGAATCTGTTGCGTGGCTTGCTGGCAACGGCGTCGACTGTCTGTTTGAGATCGGCACCGGCAAGGTGCTGTCCGGTCTTGCCAAGCGGATTGTCAAGGGAATCGAGACGTTCAACGTGGGTGAACCGGCCGATATCGACCTGGCTCTTGGAAAACTCGCCTGA
- the fabG gene encoding 3-oxoacyl-[acyl-carrier-protein] reductase — MFDLSGKCALVTGASGGIGEAIAVALHAQGAKVALSGTRVEALEALAEKLGGDRVFVSPANLSDAVSTASLASGAEAAMGQLDILVNNAGITRDGLFMRMKDEDWEQVLTVNLTSAMRLSRAVLRGMMKRRHGRIISISSVVGVTGNPGQGNYAAAKAGMIGMTKSLAQEVANRGITANCIAPGFIKTSMTDKLNEKQQEAINAAIPAARMGLPEEVASAAVYLASDEAAYVTGQTLHVNGGMAMI; from the coding sequence ATGTTCGATTTGAGCGGGAAGTGCGCTCTGGTAACCGGAGCCAGCGGTGGAATTGGCGAGGCTATTGCTGTTGCCCTGCATGCCCAGGGGGCAAAGGTGGCCCTGTCCGGCACTCGCGTGGAAGCCCTTGAGGCTCTGGCGGAGAAACTGGGGGGCGATCGCGTGTTCGTCTCGCCTGCGAATCTGTCTGATGCTGTATCCACCGCCTCGCTGGCCAGCGGAGCGGAAGCGGCCATGGGGCAGCTCGACATTCTGGTGAACAACGCTGGTATCACCCGTGATGGTCTCTTCATGCGGATGAAGGACGAAGACTGGGAACAGGTGCTGACGGTCAATCTGACGTCGGCCATGCGTCTGTCACGCGCCGTTCTGCGTGGCATGATGAAGCGTCGTCACGGTCGTATCATCTCCATCTCCTCGGTGGTCGGTGTGACCGGCAACCCCGGGCAGGGCAATTATGCCGCAGCAAAGGCTGGCATGATCGGCATGACCAAATCCCTTGCTCAGGAAGTTGCCAACAGGGGCATCACGGCCAACTGTATTGCGCCGGGCTTCATCAAGACGTCGATGACGGACAAGCTCAATGAAAAGCAGCAGGAAGCCATCAATGCGGCGATTCCCGCCGCCCGTATGGGCCTGCCTGAAGAAGTCGCCAGTGCTGCGGTTTATCTGGCCAGTGACGAAGCTGCCTATGTCACTGGACAAACTCTCCATGTCAACGGTGGCATGGCAATGATCTGA
- a CDS encoding acyl carrier protein has protein sequence MSDIAERVKKIVIEHLGVDAEKVTDTASFIDDLGADSLDTVELVMAFEEEFGTEIPDDAAETIQTVGDAVSFLTKAAS, from the coding sequence ATGAGCGATATCGCTGAACGCGTAAAAAAAATCGTGATCGAACATCTCGGCGTTGACGCTGAAAAAGTTACCGACACTGCAAGCTTCATCGACGATCTGGGCGCAGACAGCCTTGATACCGTTGAGTTGGTCATGGCTTTTGAAGAAGAATTCGGAACCGAGATTCCTGATGACGCTGCCGAGACCATCCAGACGGTTGGCGACGCTGTCTCCTTCCTGACCAAGGCTGCCAGCTAA
- the fabF gene encoding beta-ketoacyl-ACP synthase II produces the protein MRRVVVTGLGMISPLGNGVETTWSNILAGKSGAKNPTGFEIEDLACRVACQLPFGDGTNGTFNPDDVLPVKEQRKVDPFIVYAIAAADEALADANWKPESYEDQIVSGVMIGSGIGGLLGIEKAAYDLQEKGPRRISPFFIPGRLINLASGYVSIRHGLKGPNHAVVTACSTGAHAIGDAARLIALGDADVMVAGGTESPIGRLALAGFAACRALSTNFNDTPEKASRPYDKDRDGFVMGEGAGVVVLEEYEHAKARGAKIYAEVIGYGMSGDAYHITAPSEDGDGAFRCMTAALKRAGITPDQIDYVNAHGTSTPLGDEIELRAIERLVGDAADGLTMSSTKSAVGHLLGAAGAVEAIFSTLAIRDQVAPPTLNLDNPSVDTKIDLVPHTPKKMDIKVALSNSFGFGGTNASLILRAVD, from the coding sequence ATGAGACGAGTTGTCGTAACCGGTTTGGGGATGATCAGCCCGCTTGGCAATGGAGTTGAAACGACCTGGTCAAATATACTTGCAGGCAAGAGCGGAGCGAAAAATCCGACCGGCTTCGAGATTGAGGATCTGGCCTGCCGTGTGGCCTGTCAGCTACCATTTGGAGATGGCACCAATGGGACGTTCAATCCCGATGACGTGTTGCCTGTCAAGGAACAGCGCAAGGTTGATCCCTTTATCGTCTATGCGATTGCTGCAGCTGACGAGGCGCTGGCCGATGCGAACTGGAAGCCTGAGAGCTATGAAGACCAGATCGTCAGTGGTGTGATGATCGGGTCTGGTATCGGTGGTCTGTTGGGTATCGAAAAGGCTGCCTATGACTTGCAGGAAAAGGGACCGCGCCGCATCAGCCCATTTTTCATTCCCGGCCGTCTGATCAACCTGGCGTCCGGCTATGTTTCCATCCGTCATGGCCTGAAGGGCCCCAACCATGCCGTCGTTACGGCCTGCTCGACTGGCGCTCATGCCATCGGTGATGCAGCTCGACTGATTGCGCTGGGGGATGCGGACGTGATGGTTGCCGGTGGTACCGAATCACCGATCGGGCGCCTCGCTCTTGCCGGGTTTGCTGCCTGCCGCGCCCTTTCAACCAATTTCAACGATACGCCGGAAAAGGCTTCCCGTCCTTATGACAAGGACCGTGACGGTTTTGTCATGGGGGAAGGTGCCGGTGTGGTCGTTCTGGAAGAGTATGAACATGCCAAGGCGCGCGGCGCCAAGATCTATGCCGAAGTCATCGGCTATGGCATGTCCGGTGACGCCTATCACATTACGGCTCCGTCCGAGGATGGCGATGGCGCCTTCCGTTGCATGACCGCAGCCCTGAAGCGCGCCGGTATCACGCCGGACCAAATTGATTATGTGAATGCTCACGGCACGTCGACGCCACTTGGCGATGAAATCGAGCTCAGGGCTATCGAGCGGCTGGTTGGCGATGCGGCTGATGGTCTGACCATGTCGTCGACAAAATCGGCTGTCGGTCATCTTCTGGGCGCTGCAGGGGCTGTCGAGGCCATCTTCTCGACCCTTGCAATCCGCGATCAGGTGGCACCTCCGACGCTCAACCTCGATAATCCGTCTGTTGATACCAAAATCGATCTGGTTCCCCACACTCCCAAGAAGATGGACATCAAGGTTGCGCTGTCCAACTCCTTCGGCTTCGGCGGCACCAATGCGTCGTTGATCTTACGGGCGGTAGACTGA